The following proteins are encoded in a genomic region of Desulfosoma sp.:
- a CDS encoding transketolase C-terminal domain-containing protein codes for MATKILTGNQTAALAAKLCRVQVIAAYPITPQSKIPEELSEYVERGELQAEFVRVESEHSAMGVCISASLVGARAFTATAANGLAYMHEQLHWAAGARVPIVMPVTNRGLGAPWTILNDMQDSIAQRDTGWMQFYCLNNQEILDQVILAYKVAERLLVPVMVCFDGFRLSHTMMPVEVPDQEAVDAFLPPFTPAYHLDPERPVNINPVVLTDPIPGADGRLYPGYMGIRRRLQATLESALPVIAEEGRAFGERFGRSYEDPIFRYRTEDADILFVTMGSLGSEASEACDVLRDQGIKAGVASLRVFRPFPKRAIRDLLATQARLAVVEKAISYGLEGALATEIKAALYGLNGRQPITAGYIVGLGGKDVKPLDLCEIARQTLSFGSHEEVPEHSIWFSNEI; via the coding sequence GTGGCGACCAAAATTCTTACCGGAAACCAAACAGCGGCCTTAGCGGCAAAGCTCTGTCGCGTTCAGGTGATTGCGGCCTACCCGATCACGCCTCAGTCCAAGATTCCTGAAGAACTTTCGGAATATGTGGAACGAGGTGAGCTCCAAGCGGAATTTGTTCGAGTGGAAAGCGAGCATTCAGCCATGGGCGTCTGTATTTCCGCTTCCCTTGTCGGGGCTCGCGCCTTCACCGCCACGGCCGCCAATGGGCTGGCGTATATGCATGAACAGCTCCATTGGGCGGCTGGAGCACGAGTGCCCATTGTCATGCCTGTCACGAACAGAGGGCTGGGAGCTCCTTGGACCATTTTGAACGACATGCAGGATAGCATCGCGCAACGAGACACGGGCTGGATGCAGTTTTATTGCCTGAACAACCAGGAAATCCTCGACCAGGTGATCCTTGCCTACAAAGTGGCCGAAAGGCTGTTGGTCCCTGTGATGGTGTGTTTTGACGGCTTTCGCCTTTCCCACACCATGATGCCCGTCGAGGTTCCTGACCAGGAAGCCGTGGATGCCTTTTTACCTCCTTTTACGCCGGCTTATCACCTGGACCCTGAACGACCGGTCAACATCAATCCGGTGGTTCTGACGGATCCCATTCCTGGGGCCGATGGTCGTCTGTACCCAGGCTATATGGGCATTCGACGCCGCCTTCAGGCGACTCTGGAATCCGCCCTGCCCGTCATCGCCGAAGAGGGGCGAGCTTTTGGGGAACGTTTCGGGCGAAGTTATGAAGACCCCATTTTCCGCTACCGGACCGAAGATGCGGACATTCTTTTTGTGACCATGGGTTCTTTGGGCAGTGAAGCTTCCGAGGCGTGTGACGTTTTACGAGATCAAGGCATCAAGGCCGGAGTGGCAAGCCTGCGTGTCTTTCGACCCTTTCCCAAGCGAGCGATCCGTGACCTTTTGGCCACACAAGCGCGTTTAGCCGTCGTGGAAAAGGCTATCAGTTACGGCCTGGAAGGAGCTCTGGCCACGGAAATCAAAGCAGCCCTCTATGGCCTTAATGGAAGACAACCCATAACCGCGGGCTACATCGTGGGGCTTGGAGGCAAAGACGTCAAACCTTTAGATCTCTGCGAGATCGCTCGACAAACCCTCAGCTTTGGCAGTCATGAAGAGGTCCCTGAACATTCCATTTGGTTTTCCAACGAAATTTAA
- a CDS encoding PxxKW family cysteine-rich protein — MICQTVKAGVDCAFMTKAGCGYNGGSCHQVVEQCEGCQRIVEVPAGRFCASYPNPSIKWKTGHCNFATHVKAPVTTQQAKINPLKASKRASKSK; from the coding sequence ATGATTTGTCAAACGGTGAAGGCGGGTGTGGACTGCGCCTTCATGACCAAGGCCGGCTGCGGGTACAATGGGGGCTCTTGCCATCAGGTGGTGGAGCAGTGCGAAGGGTGCCAGAGGATCGTTGAGGTCCCGGCGGGGCGTTTCTGTGCCAGTTATCCGAATCCCAGCATCAAGTGGAAAACGGGTCATTGTAATTTTGCGACCCATGTCAAAGCGCCTGTGACGACACAGCAAGCGAAGATTAACCCGCTCAAGGCCTCGAAGCGGGCGTCCAAGTCCAAGTAG
- the groES gene encoding co-chaperone GroES, which yields MKLRPLNDRVVIKRIEEEERTAGGIIIPDTAKEKPIQGEVLAVGNGKLMEDGTRRPLDVKAGDRVLFSKYAGTDVKVEGEDLLIMREDDILAIIEK from the coding sequence ATGAAGCTTCGACCGCTTAACGATCGTGTGGTCATCAAGAGGATTGAAGAAGAGGAACGGACGGCCGGCGGTATCATCATTCCGGATACGGCGAAGGAAAAGCCTATTCAAGGGGAAGTCCTGGCCGTGGGGAACGGCAAGCTCATGGAAGACGGCACCCGTCGTCCCTTGGATGTGAAGGCGGGGGATCGAGTGCTTTTCAGCAAGTATGCCGGTACCGATGTCAAGGTGGAAGGCGAGGATCTGCTCATTATGCGAGAAGACGACATTTTGGCCATTATTGAAAAGTAA
- a CDS encoding type II secretion system F family protein: MPEFLYKGINRKGQKVQGEIEADNITIARQLLERQGLSLKALKPKPKDLLEYVPVLQEKVKEKDLVLFTRQFSTMIDAGLPIIQCLEILRDQTENKAFRKVLRTLKKDVEEGATFSDALRKHPKVFDQLFVNLVAAGEAGGILDVTLTRLAAYLEKVASLKKKVRGAMTYPAIVVAIAFIVIAVILIYVIPVFAGLFKDAGVSLPAMTLLVMNISDFTRNYFHWMILGLVILGFLFQRFRKTQRGRDITDRFFLKVPVFGILIKKVALARVTRTLGTMLGSGVPILESMELVAATAGNTVIEKAIRQAQQAVSEGKTLSEPLQESGIFPPMVVHMVSVGEATGALDSMLSKVADFYDEEVDATVEALTSLLEPMLIVFLGVTIGGLLVAMYMPIFQLADVVSRGA, encoded by the coding sequence ATGCCGGAATTTCTCTATAAAGGGATCAATCGTAAGGGGCAAAAGGTTCAAGGGGAAATCGAGGCCGACAACATCACCATCGCCCGCCAACTGCTGGAACGTCAAGGGCTTTCTCTGAAAGCCCTTAAGCCCAAGCCCAAGGATCTTTTGGAATACGTTCCCGTTCTTCAAGAAAAGGTCAAGGAAAAGGATCTGGTTCTTTTTACGCGCCAGTTTTCCACCATGATCGATGCGGGCCTTCCGATTATTCAGTGCCTTGAAATTCTTCGGGATCAGACGGAAAACAAGGCCTTTCGCAAGGTGCTTCGAACGCTCAAAAAAGATGTGGAAGAAGGAGCCACCTTTTCCGACGCTCTACGAAAGCATCCTAAAGTGTTCGACCAGCTTTTCGTTAACCTGGTGGCCGCCGGAGAAGCAGGCGGCATTTTGGATGTAACCCTCACACGTCTTGCAGCTTACCTGGAAAAGGTCGCCTCGCTTAAGAAAAAGGTCCGAGGCGCCATGACCTACCCGGCCATCGTGGTAGCCATCGCCTTCATTGTCATCGCGGTTATTCTCATTTATGTCATTCCGGTCTTTGCCGGCCTTTTTAAGGATGCCGGGGTTTCCCTACCCGCGATGACCTTGCTTGTCATGAACATCAGTGATTTTACCAGGAATTATTTTCATTGGATGATCCTGGGCCTCGTGATTCTCGGCTTTTTGTTTCAACGTTTTCGTAAGACTCAGCGCGGGCGCGACATCACAGACCGCTTCTTTCTCAAGGTGCCTGTCTTCGGTATTCTAATCAAAAAGGTGGCCTTGGCTCGGGTGACCCGCACCTTGGGGACTATGTTGGGCAGTGGAGTTCCCATCCTTGAAAGTATGGAACTGGTGGCTGCGACGGCAGGCAACACCGTGATTGAAAAAGCCATACGGCAAGCGCAACAGGCCGTTTCTGAAGGCAAAACCCTTTCGGAACCCTTGCAGGAAAGCGGCATTTTTCCGCCCATGGTGGTCCACATGGTTTCCGTCGGCGAAGCGACGGGAGCTCTGGACAGCATGCTCTCCAAGGTGGCCGATTTCTATGATGAGGAGGTGGACGCTACCGTGGAAGCCCTGACATCTCTTTTGGAACCCATGCTGATTGTTTTTCTCGGCGTGACCATCGGAGGATTGCTGGTGGCCATGTATATGCCCATTTTCCAATTGGCCGACGTGGTCTCTCGAGGCGCATGA
- the pilB gene encoding type IV-A pilus assembly ATPase PilB, with protein sequence MMTAADGQGRSADRVALKRNKIGQLLLEAGLIAPKDLERALQEQSRNGDRLGTILIRQGVIDERILTEFLAKQFRVPMVNPARLTPPKDALKIVSPQVIQKYQVFPLGLIGTTLHVAISDPGNLFAIDDLRFITQKNIRVHVAPESLIKKAFESVHTAGVEESFEAVMGMIRDEAEAEVVEGSQEIDLAHLENAAGEAPVVKLVNLILLDAIRKKASDIHVECYEKIMRVRYRIDGLLYEVMRPPYQLRNAIISRLKIMSRLDIAERRLPQDGRIKLKSKSGEMEFRVSVLPTLFGEKVVLRLLDKSNLQLDMTKLGFEPKQLDLFREAIYRPYGMVLVTGPTGSGKTTTLYSALSELNKISHNISTAEDPVEFSLPGINQVQVHEAIGLTFAAALRSFLRQDPDIIMVGEIRDFETAETAIKAALTGHLVLSTLHTNDAPSTVNRLLNMGIEPFLVASAVNLVMAQRLARRVCPECRVVEEVPPEALIDLGVKEEDVGTFKCYRGRGCPACSNTGYRGRIALYEVMTMTDEIRDLVLVGASAGEIKREAMRLGMVTLRQSAINRLKEGITSVEEVLRSTVRD encoded by the coding sequence ATGATGACGGCGGCGGATGGACAGGGTAGAAGCGCGGATCGAGTCGCGCTCAAGAGGAACAAGATCGGCCAACTGTTGTTGGAAGCCGGTCTGATCGCACCAAAGGACCTGGAGCGCGCTTTGCAAGAGCAAAGCCGAAACGGGGATCGTTTGGGGACTATTCTCATTCGGCAGGGTGTCATCGACGAAAGGATCCTGACCGAATTTCTTGCCAAGCAGTTTCGTGTTCCAATGGTGAATCCGGCGCGCCTGACGCCTCCCAAAGATGCCCTGAAGATTGTTTCTCCTCAGGTCATCCAAAAGTACCAGGTTTTTCCTCTGGGCCTGATCGGCACGACGTTGCATGTGGCCATTTCGGATCCAGGTAACCTTTTCGCCATCGATGATCTTCGGTTTATCACGCAAAAGAACATTCGTGTCCATGTGGCTCCGGAAAGCTTGATCAAAAAGGCTTTTGAATCGGTGCATACGGCCGGAGTCGAAGAAAGTTTTGAGGCCGTCATGGGCATGATCCGTGACGAAGCGGAAGCGGAGGTGGTGGAAGGGTCTCAGGAAATTGACCTAGCCCATCTGGAAAACGCCGCCGGAGAAGCCCCGGTGGTCAAATTAGTCAACCTGATTCTTCTTGATGCCATTCGCAAGAAGGCGAGCGATATTCATGTGGAGTGTTATGAGAAGATCATGCGGGTAAGGTATCGCATCGACGGGTTGCTGTACGAAGTGATGCGTCCTCCTTACCAGCTTCGAAACGCCATCATTTCCCGACTCAAAATCATGAGCCGGTTGGATATCGCGGAACGCCGACTGCCTCAAGACGGCCGTATCAAGCTCAAGAGTAAAAGCGGCGAGATGGAATTTCGTGTGTCCGTTCTGCCGACCCTTTTTGGGGAAAAAGTGGTTTTGCGTCTTTTAGATAAGTCCAATCTGCAGCTGGACATGACTAAGCTGGGGTTTGAACCCAAGCAATTGGACCTGTTTCGGGAAGCCATCTACAGGCCTTACGGCATGGTTTTGGTGACCGGCCCGACCGGAAGCGGTAAGACCACAACACTTTACAGCGCCCTTTCCGAATTGAACAAGATCAGCCATAACATCTCCACAGCGGAAGACCCCGTGGAATTCAGTCTTCCGGGTATCAACCAAGTGCAAGTTCATGAAGCTATTGGGCTCACCTTTGCGGCGGCATTAAGGTCCTTTTTACGCCAAGACCCGGACATCATCATGGTGGGTGAAATTCGGGATTTTGAAACCGCCGAAACCGCCATCAAGGCGGCTTTGACGGGCCATTTGGTCTTGAGCACACTTCATACCAACGATGCACCAAGCACCGTGAACCGCCTGCTCAACATGGGTATCGAACCGTTTCTGGTGGCTTCCGCTGTGAATCTGGTCATGGCTCAGCGGCTCGCTCGGCGAGTGTGCCCCGAATGTCGAGTGGTGGAAGAGGTGCCTCCGGAGGCCCTCATCGATCTCGGGGTCAAAGAAGAAGATGTGGGGACTTTTAAGTGCTATCGAGGTCGAGGTTGCCCGGCATGTTCCAATACGGGGTATAGAGGCCGCATCGCCCTTTATGAAGTGATGACCATGACCGATGAAATACGGGATTTGGTGTTGGTGGGGGCTTCAGCCGGGGAAATCAAGCGGGAAGCCATGCGACTGGGAATGGTGACATTGCGACAAAGCGCCATCAATAGACTCAAAGAAGGTATTACTTCGGTGGAAGAAGTGCTTCGATCGACGGTGAGGGATTAG
- a CDS encoding ATP-binding protein, whose translation MTKALRGSGSAEENASFQRKVHTYLVLRLLAAVFLLAVTFVFQLRLSRDVSEPMLTPLYIYAAVLFSVTLFSAFVLPRVWRHGLFAAAQFAFDIMAVTFLIYHTGGVTSPFPFLYMALIMAAAVLFQRRGSFLVAAAAIIAYGVLLDLQYFGWVHPSPFMGRGTPPVSSDVYFYTLLVTMTAFFLVAFLSGYLATELQKSARLSAQQSQDMERLEFFYRRLVENLGAGLLSTDTQGIITYANRAAQGLLDTAEHPLEGRPIDQVLPGLAGCPAVRAIDGVPGSVSLRPGHAAGGTPGLPEKQTVSNVGARRAVPLRQAALPGEAHFEFSDKVSGNGKPHAQQSPDSAATNQETPLSNAGEQDKTAQSFHAPSIYLVPKEAAQDRGNPSRVFEIMQETSSGEKRSFVVTMSPLETVSRGRASVIVFQDQTELKALQERMKRLEQLAFAGKMAGEVVHDIKNPLAAISGVIQMMASHWAEDDVSQRLYEILTREIERLNTLVSRFLWIAREGKASERPEPVSIAETIRQVLEALTMSKHLTDRHRVHVDVPEELKVTLVPRHLFQILWHLVANAAEALPNGGLVRIAARSHTHEDGRFGILLKVADSGAGVSEDVIQKMFEPLFTTKEGHLGLGLSLVSRLVEEAEGRIHVGSSAAFPMCVRVFFPQP comes from the coding sequence ATGACGAAGGCCCTGCGCGGTTCAGGAAGCGCCGAAGAAAACGCCTCCTTTCAGCGCAAAGTGCACACGTACCTTGTGCTAAGGCTTCTTGCGGCGGTTTTTCTGCTGGCCGTCACGTTCGTCTTTCAGCTTCGCTTGTCCCGAGATGTTTCGGAGCCGATGCTCACGCCGCTTTACATCTACGCGGCGGTGCTTTTTTCCGTGACCCTCTTCAGCGCCTTTGTCCTGCCAAGGGTATGGCGTCACGGACTTTTTGCGGCAGCTCAATTTGCCTTTGACATAATGGCCGTCACCTTTCTGATCTACCATACCGGCGGAGTCACCAGCCCCTTTCCTTTCCTCTACATGGCCCTGATCATGGCGGCGGCTGTGTTGTTTCAACGCCGCGGCAGTTTCCTTGTGGCCGCAGCAGCGATTATCGCCTATGGAGTCCTACTGGATTTGCAGTACTTCGGTTGGGTGCATCCTTCGCCTTTTATGGGAAGAGGGACACCACCCGTTTCCAGTGACGTGTATTTCTATACTTTGCTGGTCACAATGACAGCATTTTTCCTCGTGGCATTTCTGAGTGGGTATCTGGCCACGGAACTTCAGAAATCGGCAAGGCTTTCCGCCCAACAAAGCCAAGACATGGAACGCTTGGAATTTTTTTACCGTCGGCTGGTGGAAAACCTGGGTGCGGGGCTTCTTTCCACAGACACTCAAGGGATTATCACCTATGCCAATCGGGCGGCGCAGGGATTGCTGGACACTGCCGAGCACCCCCTTGAAGGTCGCCCCATCGACCAGGTGCTTCCCGGTTTGGCAGGCTGTCCGGCCGTGAGGGCCATCGATGGTGTTCCTGGGAGTGTAAGCCTTCGGCCCGGTCATGCTGCGGGCGGGACGCCAGGACTCCCAGAAAAACAAACGGTTTCGAACGTAGGGGCACGGCGCGCCGTGCCCCTACGTCAAGCGGCGTTGCCTGGGGAAGCTCATTTTGAGTTCTCAGATAAAGTCTCGGGAAACGGAAAGCCTCACGCTCAGCAATCCCCGGATTCTGCGGCGACGAACCAAGAAACACCTTTGTCGAATGCCGGGGAACAAGACAAAACGGCCCAAAGTTTTCACGCGCCATCCATCTACCTTGTGCCAAAGGAAGCGGCGCAAGACCGGGGCAATCCTTCGCGTGTGTTTGAAATCATGCAGGAAACTTCCAGCGGAGAAAAAAGATCCTTTGTGGTGACGATGTCTCCCTTGGAAACGGTGTCCAGGGGTCGAGCCAGTGTCATTGTGTTTCAGGATCAAACGGAACTCAAAGCTCTGCAGGAACGTATGAAGCGTCTGGAACAACTGGCTTTTGCCGGAAAAATGGCCGGAGAAGTCGTTCATGATATCAAAAATCCTTTGGCGGCCATCAGCGGCGTCATCCAGATGATGGCTTCTCACTGGGCGGAAGATGATGTCTCACAGCGCCTGTACGAGATTCTGACTCGAGAAATCGAGCGACTGAATACACTTGTCAGCCGTTTTTTATGGATCGCTCGAGAAGGCAAAGCCTCAGAACGCCCCGAACCCGTCTCCATTGCCGAAACCATACGCCAGGTCCTGGAAGCTCTGACCATGAGCAAGCACCTGACGGACCGACACCGAGTCCATGTGGATGTTCCGGAAGAACTCAAAGTGACTCTGGTGCCGCGCCATCTCTTTCAGATCCTCTGGCACCTGGTGGCCAACGCCGCGGAAGCCTTGCCGAACGGAGGTCTTGTGCGTATCGCCGCTCGAAGCCACACCCATGAAGACGGCCGCTTTGGGATTCTGCTCAAGGTGGCTGATAGCGGAGCAGGGGTTTCCGAAGACGTGATCCAAAAAATGTTCGAACCTCTTTTTACCACCAAGGAAGGCCACCTGGGTCTGGGCCTCAGCCTCGTGAGCCGCCTTGTGGAAGAAGCCGAAGGCCGAATCCATGTGGGTTCCTCCGCCGCCTTTCCCATGTGTGTCCGCGTCTTTTTCCCTCAGCCTTAA
- the groL gene encoding chaperonin GroEL (60 kDa chaperone family; promotes refolding of misfolded polypeptides especially under stressful conditions; forms two stacked rings of heptamers to form a barrel-shaped 14mer; ends can be capped by GroES; misfolded proteins enter the barrel where they are refolded when GroES binds) has translation MAKQLIYDTKAREALLKGVNTLADAVKVTLGPKGRNVVIEKAFGGPTVTKDGVTVAKEIELADKFENMGAQMVKEVASKTSDVAGDGTTTATILAQSIYFEGSKLVTAGANPMALKRGIEKAVKVVVDELKKISKPTKDQKEIAQVGTISANNDATIGNIIAEAMNKVGKEGVITVEEAKGMETTLEVVEGMQFDRGYISPYFVTDPEKMEVVLNEPLILVHEKKISSMKDLLPILEQIAKMGRPLLIIAEDVEGEALATLVVNKLRGTLQVCAVKAPGFGDRRKAMLEDIAILTGGQVISEEKGIKLESVTLKDLGSAKTVRVDKDNTTIVDGAGDRKALEGRVRQIRTQIEETTSDYDREKLQERLAKLVGGVAVISVGAATETEMKEKKARVEDALNATRAAVEEGIVPGGGVAYLRCLKALENLKLEGEEQQGVNIVRRALEEPARQIANNAGEEGSVIVQKIKAGEGAFGFNAETGEFCDLYEAGVIDPTKVARSALQNAASVASLMLTTECMVAELPKEEKSEMPGAGAGMGGMY, from the coding sequence ATGGCAAAGCAACTCATTTATGATACCAAGGCTCGAGAAGCCCTGCTCAAGGGTGTGAATACTCTGGCGGATGCCGTCAAGGTGACCTTGGGCCCCAAGGGACGCAATGTGGTGATCGAAAAGGCTTTCGGTGGTCCCACGGTGACCAAGGACGGGGTGACGGTGGCCAAGGAAATCGAGCTGGCCGATAAGTTTGAAAACATGGGCGCTCAGATGGTCAAGGAAGTGGCCAGCAAGACCAGTGACGTGGCCGGGGACGGGACCACCACGGCAACCATTCTAGCGCAATCCATTTACTTTGAAGGGTCCAAGCTGGTGACGGCCGGAGCCAACCCCATGGCTTTGAAGCGCGGTATTGAAAAGGCCGTGAAGGTCGTGGTTGATGAACTGAAAAAGATCAGCAAGCCCACCAAGGACCAAAAGGAAATCGCTCAGGTCGGTACCATTTCCGCCAACAACGATGCCACCATTGGAAATATCATCGCGGAAGCCATGAATAAGGTGGGCAAGGAAGGCGTCATCACGGTGGAAGAAGCCAAGGGCATGGAAACCACGTTGGAAGTGGTGGAAGGCATGCAGTTCGACCGCGGCTATATTTCCCCGTACTTTGTCACCGATCCGGAAAAGATGGAAGTGGTTCTGAATGAACCGCTCATTCTGGTTCATGAAAAGAAGATCAGCAGCATGAAGGATCTTCTGCCCATTTTGGAACAGATCGCCAAGATGGGACGCCCCCTTTTGATCATCGCGGAAGATGTGGAAGGCGAAGCCTTGGCCACTTTGGTGGTGAACAAGCTACGAGGCACTTTGCAAGTCTGCGCCGTGAAGGCTCCGGGTTTTGGGGATCGCCGCAAGGCCATGTTGGAAGATATCGCTATTTTGACCGGCGGCCAGGTGATCAGTGAGGAAAAGGGGATCAAGCTGGAAAGCGTGACCCTGAAGGATCTCGGCAGTGCCAAGACCGTGCGTGTGGACAAGGACAACACGACCATCGTGGACGGCGCTGGAGATCGCAAGGCTTTGGAAGGCCGTGTGCGTCAGATTCGCACCCAGATCGAAGAAACCACCAGTGACTACGACCGTGAAAAACTTCAGGAACGACTGGCGAAGCTTGTCGGTGGTGTGGCTGTGATCAGTGTCGGGGCGGCCACGGAAACGGAAATGAAGGAAAAGAAGGCTCGCGTGGAAGACGCTTTGAACGCGACCCGCGCAGCTGTGGAAGAAGGCATTGTGCCGGGTGGTGGTGTGGCCTATCTGCGCTGCCTCAAGGCGTTGGAAAATCTGAAGCTTGAAGGCGAAGAACAGCAAGGCGTGAACATTGTTCGTCGAGCCTTGGAAGAACCGGCTCGTCAGATCGCCAACAACGCCGGTGAAGAAGGTTCTGTGATCGTCCAAAAGATTAAGGCCGGCGAAGGCGCCTTTGGATTCAATGCGGAAACCGGCGAATTCTGCGACCTTTATGAAGCCGGTGTCATTGATCCCACCAAGGTGGCTCGGTCCGCGCTGCAAAACGCTGCCAGTGTCGCGTCCCTCATGCTCACCACCGAATGCATGGTGGCGGAACTGCCTAAGGAAGAAAAGTCCGAAATGCCGGGTGCCGGAGCCGGCATGGGCGGCATGTACTAA